A genomic region of Haliotis asinina isolate JCU_RB_2024 chromosome 1, JCU_Hal_asi_v2, whole genome shotgun sequence contains the following coding sequences:
- the LOC137287257 gene encoding tetraspanin-18-like, giving the protein MGVLVGCSRIFLVIINGIFAVIGLVFLVAGCIVRFGSGILDPYLQDLYTALQRFMEQAGDSVDLSNFNLGDYLKDATLALILLGVFFFIIGIFGCVGGCCKVRCMLIVYAVLISLIVLAEVLFVILLFTIRDTVDNNIKGPMKTSITDSYGGFNSTDLVSLGWNFAMVNFKCCGVDNYTEFQGAKKWNKNYTPKQTNTSITLEVPIACCKLNGTFPNIQLPSEFACASNPTSALSNIDKGCYQAIWDIINDNSNIIIGVGVGVIVVELLMIIFACIVCCKEKRKNDDYDYDY; this is encoded by the exons ATGGGTGTTTTAGTCGGATGCAGTCGGATCTTTCTGGTTATCATCAACGGTATTTTTGCG GTGATCGGGCTGGTGTTCCTTGTGGCGGGATGTATCGTGAGGTTCGGGTCGGGGATTCTGGACCCATACCTCCAGGATCTATACACAGCCCTTCAGCGTTTCATGGAACAGGCAGGGGACTCCGTGGATCTCTCCAACTTCAACCTCGGCGACTACCTTAAGGATGCCACCCTCGCCCTCATCCTCCTTGGcgtcttcttcttcatcatcgGCATCTTCGGCTGCGTCGGCGGCTGCTGCAAAGTCCGCTGTATGTTGATAGTG TACGCAGTCCTCATCAGCCTCATCGTCCTAGCAGAAGTGCTCTTTGTCATCCTTCTCTTCACCATTAGAGACACG GTAGATAACAACATCAAGGGACCAATGAAGACATCAATTACAGACAGCTACGGAGGCTTCAACAGCACCGACCTGGTGTCCCTCGGGTGGAACTTCGCTATGGTCAAT tttaaaTGCTGCGGAGTAGACAACTACACAGAGTTTCAGGGTGCAAAGAAGTGGAATAAAAACTACACACCAAAGCAAACAAACACCAGTATCACCCTTGAAGTTCCCATCGCCTGTTGCAAACTGAATGGAACTTTCCCCAATATACAGCTGCCCTCAGAGTTCGCGTGTGCCTCTAATCCGACATCAGCGCTCTCCAACATAGACAAG GGCTGTTACCAAGCTATCTGGGACATCATCAACGACAACAGCAACATCATAATCGGCGTCGGCGTGGGTGTCATTGTTGTGGAG CTCCTGATGATTATCTTCGCCTGCATAGTCTGCTGTAAGGAGAAGAGGAAAAACGATGATTATGATTACGACTACTAA
- the LOC137295905 gene encoding serine/threonine-protein phosphatase 6 regulatory ankyrin repeat subunit B-like yields MASPRDVSRDDTALHDACRLGKFDRVRQLLFEGRVDINSRHRGRTPVLKAVYKGHRDVLDLLVSKGSDVSLLDDDGNNILHVACMGGHVKTVKHVIKKDFVSINSRGHCGRTPLMVAAKNGHKEVFDLLLSKGCDVSLVDGDGNNILHLACIGQHMTIVKDILSHDIVDVNSRGQRGQTPLMLAATKGHYEVFDMLVNKGAVKALVDDDGNNILHLACFGRNVKIVNFVVSMNIVDVNSRGEHGRTPLMLTAMRGHRDVLDLLVGVGGAVALLDHHGNNILHLACIGGLLEMVKHILSHYIADIKSIGQNGMTPAMLATCFGHEDVYHLLVNRGARKSVSDDIYTPRDVKC; encoded by the coding sequence ATGGCTTCTCCTCGAGATGTATCGCGTGATGATACTGCTCTCCATGATGCGTGCAGACTGGGCAAATTTGACAGGGTGAGACAACTCCTGTTCGAGGGTCGAGTTGACATCAACAGCAGACACCGCGGGAGGACACCTGTACTGAAGGCAGTCTACAAGGGGCACAGAGATGTGCTGGATCTACTGGTCAGTAAAGGCAGTGACGTGTCACTGCTAGATGACGACggtaacaacatccttcacgtGGCCTGTATGGGTGGGCATGTGAAGACAGTGAAGCATGTCATTAAGAAGGACTTCGTGAGTATCAACAGTAGAGGTCATTGCGGGAGGACACCATTGATGGTTGCGGCAAAGAATGGACATAAAGAGGTCTTTGATCTGCTTCTGAGTAAAGGAtgtgatgtgtcactggtggatgGTGACGGcaacaacatccttcatctgGCTTGTATTGGGCAGCATATGACGATAGTGAAGGATATCCTGTCTCACGACATCGTCGACGTCAACAGTAGAGGGCAGCGTGGACAGACGCCGTTGATGTTGGCGGCAACAAAAGGACATTACGAGGTGTTTGATATGCTTGTCAATAAAGGAGCCGTAAAGGCACTGGTGGATGATGACGGTAACAACATTCTTCACCTTGCCTGTTTTGGACGAAACGTGAAGATTGTGAACTTCGTTGTATCCATGAACATAGTGGACGTGAACAGCAGAGGAGAACACGGGAGAACACCTCTGATGCTGACTGCAATGAGGGGGCACAGAGATGTCCTGGATTTACTTGTGGGTGTAGGTGGCGCTGTGGCGCTATTGGATCACCATGGTAACAACATCCTCCATTTAGCCTGTATTGGGGGACTGTTAGAGatggtcaagcatatccttTCACATTACATTGCGGACATCAAAAGTATCGGACAGAACGGGATGACCCCGGCCATGTTAGCAACGTGTTTTGGTCATGAGGACGTGTACCACTTACTCGTAAACAGAGGCGCGAGAAAATCTGTCTCAGATGATATTTACACTCCTAGAGATGTGAAGTGTTGA